The DNA window ATGACTATATGTTAATTGTTACCCCATTTTGCATGCTTACCATCCATCTTCTTCCATGGATATATCTTTGACAAATTACTAAAAACAGGTTCACATTACAGAATCTCTTCAATGGAGATGAAAAGTCATGACAGTTTTGCTAGTTCGAGAGAAACTATCAAAAAAAGAAGATTCTAATAAATACCACCCATAATTCCATATATAGAAGGCAGGAATGATTTGAGAGAAACTATCAAAAAAGAAGATTCTAATAAATACCGTCCATAATTCCATATATAGAAAGCAGGTTGATTTGATGTGAGCAGATTTAATTTCTCTTCAGAAATCGTACAGCATATCGTTGGTGAAGAAAGTTCCATCCAAATCAAAGTTTAGATTTGACAGTTGGGGGCCTAATGGCGCAAAACCCAGAAATGGATAACTGGACTGAAGGGTTCCCCCTTGAGGAAACGACGAATGGTTCTCGCCAACAACAAGATCCGAAATGGGATTGGTGAAACTGAAATCATTTGAAGGTAGTAGTAGTGGGGAAGAATGACTTACTACTCCATTCGACTGTTGATTTCCATCAATTTCAACCTTCCCCTGGTTATCAGTTACGTCTTTCTCCACAGGTTCATCATAAAGGGAATCAATGGCGGTTTTTGCTTTCTTCATCAGCCAATCTATTGCTTTACTCGGTCGGTCGCACCCGAGTCGGTCTTGAACATCATAAAATTGAATAGCAATGTTCGCCGACAGTCTCAATCTTCTATCTCTAGGACCTTTAGATGTACAAACCTTGCTGTGTCTGTCTTTCCTTCCAGTCGAACGAATAATTCGACCTCCAAGTTCCCTTGTCGTGTTTTTCACCTTCCATGGAGGTTTTAGTGATTGTTTGTTAAAACCCATGTTTTGATGTTCTTCGTTTGTCAGTTGATTGCTGGGAAAATCCAGGTTTGAAATTGAAGGCCTGTTGTTAGACAGACTTCCCTACAGTTTAGAATTTGGTTCTCTGTTTATGGTAGTGGTGGAATGGAATGGTTACTTTAGTTCTACAGGAAAGGCATAAAGGGTTTACATATGTggatgagagagagagagagggttAAAGATGTGATTTCATGTGTACAAATGGAAGCATAGCAGAAGAAAAACAGAACAGAGAACCGAGCATTCTGATTGTGTCAGATAACAGTGCCAACTCAATGGTGAAATTTCTGTTCTATTTTGCTTACAAAGTACAATTTGCAATCTTTTTCACTCCTTTacaagttttaattttaattttcagaCAACGATTGATCAAAGTTTAACACATCTGTGTTGGATTTATTTTTTGTGttggatttatttttttgacagATACACAACATGACTTGTTTTTGAGGCGgggttaaattttattttaatattaatattgctACCTTATTAGAATTTGTATTGTTTAGATCTTGTTTGGTctttgaaaaaatctaaattatttgtgaggataaaaaaacatatttatgatttgtgttaaaataaaataaattatttaaatttatctaaattatttaattcttaccttaaatttataataaataaagttaaacgATAAATTTTGGAACACAAAGTGGGTACATTCACAAACTTTTGGGTAAGGTGTAAAACATCCTTATAAATTAGAGTTAGGGGcttaaacatattattagaaaaaaaaaaattagggctTTAAAcctttaaaataatgtaaagaaaaaattaaagaaaatgtatTTATGGAGAATTGAACCCAAGACATAAATATGTATACCCtgtttgttaaaatttaaaatatttgaatgaatAAAGATTTAGTagctaataaaatataatactttatttgtttgtttttgagcAATGCATTCCAAAGTATAATTACAAGAATTGAGAACATTTTTATCTAATGAATTGAACCTacaaacttatataaatttttataaagctccaaaaatgaatttttttctcACAAATACTCTTATTTAACCTACTTCGAAAAGAtagttattagttattataagtAGCGTATTGGGATTTCAacttatatataacatatattttgataaacttatataaattaacatttaaacatttaattgtCAACTATTTATAATCTATttgtctttaaataattttggtaaCATGACTTAAAGTGAAACTTatcaaatttttcaaaaaagtgTTTAACACGATCCAAATATATCACAAACAAATTTCCTTATTCCAACTTGTTAGTGCTTATTTACATGTATTTATTGGCAATTGCAAGCAGATTTAGGTGGTTACGTGAAGTTAGGTTGctgaaataaaattgaaattttaaaatttgtgtcGGCGTTCATAAAGCGTCGCTAAAGATATACTGACAACTACACGATTGGGTGCCTCAACAAAATTCtcgaataattttttttgggtaatTTAAACGCATTTTCATGATGATTTCGACATAGGATAGATATGAATTCAAGGGAGTAAACATGTTTCATTACGATTCCAAACTTGCCTAAAAATCAGCTCCACAACCTACAAGCTCCCATAATAAATTG is part of the Impatiens glandulifera chromosome 1, dImpGla2.1, whole genome shotgun sequence genome and encodes:
- the LOC124922112 gene encoding transcription factor PCF5-like, with the protein product MGFNKQSLKPPWKVKNTTRELGGRIIRSTGRKDRHSKVCTSKGPRDRRLRLSANIAIQFYDVQDRLGCDRPSKAIDWLMKKAKTAIDSLYDEPVEKDVTDNQGKVEIDGNQQSNGVVSHSSPLLLPSNDFSFTNPISDLVVGENHSSFPQGGTLQSSYPFLGFAPLGPQLSNLNFDLDGTFFTNDMLYDF